One window of the Populus trichocarpa isolate Nisqually-1 chromosome 9, P.trichocarpa_v4.1, whole genome shotgun sequence genome contains the following:
- the LOC7454830 gene encoding gamma-glutamyl peptidase 5 encodes MGGKRFAVLLCAEDSEYVIKMHGGYFGVFVRMLAEEGETWIVYRVASGEFPEDDETDTFDGFVITGSCNDAHGNDVWICKLLSLLKKLDSKKKKILGICFGHQILCRALGGKTGRAVSGWDIGIRTINFSASSKLSSSVKMPAVLSVIECHRDEVKELPARAEVIAWSDKTGVEMFRCGDHIMGIQGHPEYTKDILFHLINRLLQRDFIVDSYADKIKANVDGTEPDREAWKKLCINFLKG; translated from the exons ATGGGTGGCAAGAGGTTTGCGGTTTTGTTATGCGCAGAGGACTCAGAATACGTGATAAAGATGCACGGAGGGTATTTTGGGGTGTTTGTGAGAATGTTGGCTGAAGAAGGAGAGACATGGATTGTTTACAGGGTGGCTTCTGGAGAGTTCCCTGAAGATGATGAGACTGACACCTTTGATGGATTTGTGATCACTGGAAGCTGCAATGATGCTCATGGCAATGATGTTTGGATCTGCAAGCTTTTGAGTCTGTTAAAGAAACTGGattcgaaaaagaaaaaaattctggGTATTTGCTTCGGCCACCAg ATACTATGCCGTGCTCTGGGGGGGAAGACTGGACGCGCCGTCTCAGGGTGGGATATAGGGATAAGAACCATCAATTTTTCAGCTTCATCGAAGCTCTCCTCCTCGGTGAAAATGCCTGCTGTCCTCTCGGTGATCGAATGTCACAGAGACGAG GTCAAGGAACTTCCTGCTAGAGCCGAGGTGATTGCGTGGTCTGATAAGACCGGGGTCGAGATGTTCCGATGTGGGGACCACATCATGGGCATCCAAGGTCACCCTGAGTACACCAAAGACATTCTCTTCCACTTGATCAACCGCCTTCTCCAACGCGATTTCATAGTG GACTCCTATGCTGACAAGATAAAGGCAAACGTGGACGGAACCGAACCGGATAGGGAGGCATGGAAGAAACTGTGCATCAACTTTCTCAAGGGTTGA